A window from Candidatus Rokuibacteriota bacterium encodes these proteins:
- the trpC gene encoding indole-3-glycerol phosphate synthase TrpC, with protein sequence MGVLDEIVRHKEAELVGRKAALPLPELRARCEPLAPPRDFDAALRRRPGRRVALVAELKKASPSRGVLADTFDPLAVARTYAGSGAAALSVLTDEKFFQGRIETLAEVRSAVDLPLLRKDFILEEYQLWESRAFGADAVLLVVAALDASRLIDLVHAAKGLGLGALVEVHRRGELDAALSLGASVIGINNRDLRTFETRLETSLALLPLVPPGPVVVSESGFFTRQDVERVVAAGAHAVLVGEALVRAPDIAAKVRELALLEAGEG encoded by the coding sequence ATGGGGGTTCTCGACGAGATCGTCCGTCACAAGGAAGCAGAGCTTGTCGGCCGGAAGGCCGCGCTCCCGCTCCCGGAGCTCCGGGCTCGCTGTGAGCCCCTCGCCCCTCCCCGCGACTTCGACGCGGCCCTTCGCCGGAGACCGGGCCGCCGGGTCGCGCTCGTCGCCGAGCTGAAGAAGGCCTCCCCCTCCCGGGGGGTCCTGGCCGACACCTTCGATCCGCTCGCGGTCGCCCGGACATACGCGGGCAGCGGCGCCGCTGCCCTCTCGGTGCTGACCGACGAGAAGTTCTTCCAGGGACGCATCGAGACCCTTGCCGAGGTCCGCTCCGCCGTGGACCTTCCGCTGCTCAGGAAGGACTTCATCCTGGAGGAATACCAGCTCTGGGAGTCGCGGGCCTTCGGGGCTGACGCGGTGCTGCTCGTCGTCGCGGCCCTCGACGCCTCCCGGCTGATCGACCTCGTCCACGCGGCCAAGGGACTGGGGCTGGGCGCGCTGGTGGAGGTCCACAGGCGGGGGGAGCTGGACGCGGCGCTCTCGCTCGGCGCGTCGGTCATCGGGATCAACAACCGCGACCTCCGGACCTTCGAGACGCGACTGGAGACCTCGCTGGCGCTGCTCCCCCTCGTGCCGCCGGGTCCGGTCGTGGTCAGCGAGAGCGGCTTCTTCACCCGGCAGGACGTGGAACGCGTCGTCGCGGCGGGAGCCCACGCCGTCCTGGTCGGCGAGGCGCTGGTGCGGGCCCCTGACATCGCCGCCAAGGTGCGCGAGCTGGCGCTGCTGGAGGCAGGAGAGGGATGA
- a CDS encoding nicotinate phosphoribosyltransferase: MNGVPGEPAKRPFHLASDAEIKAGEVHDVYFGRTVQILRQRGERKRAKAEVRLKSLPEDWQWGILAGIEEAAALLSGLPVDVWAMDEGTVFRPYEPVLTVEGVYVEWGLYETALLGLLCQASGIATKAARCKKAAGDRQVISFGARRMHPAIAPMIERNAFVGGCDGVAVTKAAELIEADPMGTIPHSLVLIVGDTVEALKAFHEVIDPKVRRVALIDTLQDEKFEAIRVAEALGKDLYAVRLDTPSSRRGDFYRILEEVRWELDYRGFEHVKLIASGGIDEYEIPKLNPLVDAYGVGTAIANAPVLNFALDIMEIDGRPMAKRGKRSGSKQVYRCRACGTAVVVPVHKPVERCRCGGAVEALLKPLLAQGRLIRDLPPPRTIREYVLEQLRQVELLPSRLGARRSDY; encoded by the coding sequence ATGAACGGAGTGCCCGGAGAGCCCGCCAAACGCCCCTTCCACCTCGCCAGCGACGCCGAGATCAAGGCCGGCGAGGTTCACGACGTCTATTTCGGCCGAACCGTCCAGATCCTGCGCCAGCGCGGCGAGCGAAAGCGTGCCAAGGCCGAGGTCAGGCTGAAGAGCCTCCCCGAGGACTGGCAGTGGGGGATCCTGGCCGGGATCGAGGAGGCTGCGGCGCTCCTGAGCGGCCTCCCCGTCGACGTCTGGGCCATGGATGAGGGGACGGTCTTCCGCCCCTACGAGCCCGTGCTGACCGTCGAGGGCGTCTACGTCGAGTGGGGCCTGTACGAGACCGCGCTGCTGGGGCTCCTCTGCCAGGCCTCGGGGATCGCGACCAAGGCGGCGCGGTGCAAGAAGGCCGCCGGCGACCGGCAGGTGATCTCCTTCGGGGCGCGCCGCATGCACCCGGCCATCGCGCCCATGATCGAGCGCAACGCCTTCGTGGGGGGGTGCGACGGCGTCGCCGTCACCAAGGCGGCGGAGCTGATCGAGGCCGATCCCATGGGGACGATCCCGCACTCCCTCGTCCTCATCGTGGGGGACACCGTGGAGGCGCTCAAGGCGTTCCACGAGGTCATCGACCCCAAGGTCCGTCGGGTCGCCCTCATCGACACGCTCCAGGACGAGAAATTCGAGGCGATCCGCGTCGCCGAAGCGCTCGGCAAGGATCTCTACGCCGTCCGGCTCGATACCCCTTCGTCCCGCCGCGGCGACTTCTACCGGATCCTGGAGGAGGTGCGCTGGGAGTTGGACTACCGGGGGTTCGAGCACGTGAAGCTCATCGCCTCGGGCGGGATCGACGAGTACGAGATCCCGAAGCTCAACCCGCTGGTGGACGCCTACGGCGTCGGCACCGCGATCGCCAACGCCCCCGTGCTGAACTTCGCGCTGGACATCATGGAGATCGACGGGAGGCCCATGGCCAAGCGGGGGAAGCGCTCGGGGTCGAAGCAGGTGTACCGCTGCCGCGCCTGCGGGACGGCCGTCGTGGTGCCGGTCCACAAGCCGGTCGAGCGCTGCCGCTGCGGGGGCGCCGTCGAGGCTTTGCTCAAGCCGCTCCTCGCCCAGGGGAGGCTTATCCGGGACCTCCCGCCGCCCCGCACGATCCGCGAGTACGTTCTCGAGCAGCTTCGTCAGGTGGAGCTCCTTCCCTCTCGCCTGGGGGCGCGCCGGAGCGACTACTAG